One part of the Anopheles coustani chromosome 2, idAnoCousDA_361_x.2, whole genome shotgun sequence genome encodes these proteins:
- the LOC131262370 gene encoding xanthine dehydrogenase/oxidase-like isoform X2 — MEVIFSINSKPYQINAKSVPVDTSLNTFIRNHAHLSGTKFMCLEGGCGACVVNLSGVHPVTGDVFSYAVNSCLFPVLACHGMDVTTVEGIGDKQNGYHPTQKILAHFNGTQCGYCSPGMVMNMYSLLEAKKGKVTMEEIENSFGGNICRCTGYRPILDAFKALAADADPKLKAKCQDIEDLTKICPKTGSACAGKCSAAGKINQKKGLHLNFDENREWHKVYNVSDIFAIFESIGDRPYTLVGGNTAHGVYRRNDGIQVFIDINAVQELRANSVGGSLTVGAGTSLTELMELLGTTAKQNNQFGYLDHLIKHIDLIANVPVRNTGTIAGNLSIKNQHNEFPSDLYLILEAADAKLTILGAHGKTSTVRPSEYATLNMNKKVLLNVILPPLDPSVYIYRTFKIMPRAQNAHAYVNGAFLLKLNGSSIVSSNICFGGINPQFTHAAKTEAFLVGKNLLTNDTVQGALNALKDELNPDWVLPDASPEYRKNLALSLFYKFVLNIAPTLKAPVKAEYQSGGTVLERPLSSGTQSFDTNKENWPLNKDIPKIEGMLQTSGEAKYANDLPVFPNELYAAFVLSTEAQAKIVKIDPSEALKIPGVVGFYSAKDIPGENNFMNFKGFMGPHDEEIFCSEKALYHGQPLGLVVADTFNLANRASKLVKVDYEKTNTVRYPTVRAVLRDNVTERLHDMPYSTLGDAFEAAPVGPVKVKGSFEIGGQYHYTMETQTSVCIPIEDGMDVYSATQWIDFTQIAISKMLKVPENSLNLYVRRLGGGYGSKGTRATLVACAAALAAHKTQRPVRLVMTLEANMEAIGKRYGVFSNYEVDVEKNGKITKLFNEYVHDFGSCLNESMGHCAEFFRNCYDNSAWKTVAKAAVTDAASNTWCRAPGTTEGIAMVETIMEHVAHATGLDPLDVRMVNMPEDLKMRELMPQFRADVEYDARRKQVDEFNRANRWRKRGIAITPMRYPLGYFGSIHALVSVYHTDGSVVITHGGIEMGQGMNTKVAQVAAYILGIPMEKISIKPSANMTSPNAICTGGSMTSETVSFAVKKACEILLERMKPIREAMKDASWETIVENSYYKNVDLCATYMYKAEDLQAYIIWGLTCTELEIDVLTGNVQLLRVDILEDTGESLSPGIDIGQVEGAFIMGVGYYLTEALIFDPETGALLTNRTWTYKPPGAKDIPVDFRIRFLQKSTNAAGVLRSKATGEPAMNMTISVLCALRNAVLAARKDAGLPNEWVPLGAPSTPDQVYLTAGNAVEQYLLN; from the exons ATGGAGGTGATTTTTTCCATCAACTCAAAACCTTATCAAA TCAACGCAAAGAGTGTTCCCGTGGACACCTCGTTGAATACCTTTATCCGGAACCATGCCCATCTGAGCGGCACCAAGTTCATGTGCCTGGAGGGAGGATGTGGTGCCTGCGTCGTCAATCTCAGCGGCGTCCATCCGGTGACGGGGGATGTGTTCTCGTATGCTGTCAACTCG TGTCTGTTCCCCGTGCTCGCCTGTCACGGTATGGACGTGACGACAGTCGAGGGCATCGGGGACAAGCAGAATGGCTATCATCCCACGCAGAAGATTCTGGCGCACTTCAATGGAACTCAGTGCGGCTACTGTTCACCCGGTATGGTGATGAACATGTACAGTCTGCTGGAGGCCAAGAAGGGCAAGGTGACCATGGAGGAGATTGAGAACTCGTTCGGAGGTAATATCTGCCGCTGCACCGGTTATCGGCCGATTCTGGACGCGTTCAAGGCGTTGGCCGCTGATGCCGATCCGAAGCTGAAGGCGAAGTGCCAAGATATCGAGGATCTTACGAAGATCTGCCCGAAGACGGGATCCGCCTGTGCCGGCAAGTGTTCCGCGGCAGGAAAGATCAACCAGAAGAAGGGTCTCCATCTAAACTTCGATGAGAACAGAGAGTGGCATAAGGTGTACAATGTGAGCGATATCTTTGCCATCTTTGAAAGCATCGGTGATCGGCCGTACACGCTGGTCGGTGGTAATACGGCTCACGGAGTGTATCGCCGTAACGATGGGATTCAGGTGTTTATCGACATCAACGCCGTTCAAGAGCTGAGGGCCAATTCCGTGGGAGGTTCGCTCACCGTTGGTGCGGGCACTTCGCTTACCGAGCTTATGGAACTGCTCGGCACAACGGCCAAGCAAAATAACCAATTTGGCTACCTGGATCATTTGATCAAGCACATTGACCTGATCGCGAACGTGCCCGTGCGTAACACCGGTACCATCGCAGGAAATCTGAGCATCAAGAACCAGCATAACGAGTTTCCTTCCGATTTGTACCTAATCCTCGAGGCAGCTGACGCAAAGTTGACCATCT TGGGGGCGCATGGTAAAACGTCAACAGTTCGTCCATCCGAGTATGCTACGTTGAACATGAACAAAAAGGTGCTGCTGAACGTCATTCTGCCTCCTCTTGACCCATCGGTGTACATCTATCGTACGTTCAAGATCATGCCCCGGGCACAAAATGCCCATGCGTACGTCAATGGTGCATTCCTGCTGAAGCTCAACGGTTCCTCCATCGTATCGAGCAACATCTGCTTCGGAGGAATCAACCCTCAGTTCACCCACGCGGCGAAGACCGAGGCATTCTTGGTTGGTAAAAATCtgctaaccaacgacacagtCCAGGGTGCCTTGAATGCGCTCAAGGATGAGTTAAATCCCGACTGGGTGTTGCCCGATGCGTCACCCGAGTACCGCAAGAATCTGGCACTATCGCTGTTCTACAAGTTTGTGCTTAACATCGCACCTACCTTGAAGGCACCGGTTAAGGCGGAATACCAGTCCGGTGGAACGGTCTTGGAGCGCCCGCTTTCCTCTGGAACGCAGTCGTTCGATACGAACAAGGAGAACTGGCCATTGAATAAGGATATTCCGAAGATTGAAGGTATGCTACAAACTTCCGGCGAGGCAAAGTACGCCAACGATTTGCCCGTTTTCCCCAACGAACTGTACGCCGCCTTTGTGCTGTCCACCGAGGCGCAGGCGAAGATCGTCAAGATTGATCCATCGGAGGCATTG AAAATTCCGGGCGTGGTCGGCTTCTATTCCGCGAAAGACATTCCCggggaaaacaatttcatgaACTTCAAGGGTTTCATGGGCCCGCACGATGAGGAAATCTTCTGCAGTGAGAAGGCATTGTACCACGGTCAACCACTCGGGTTGGTTGTTGCGGATACCTTCAACTTGGCCAACCGTGCCAGCAAGCTGGTGAAGGTAGATTATGAAAAAACCAACACGGTACGCTATCCAACCGTGAGGGCCGTTCTGCGGGATAACGTCACGGAGCGTTTACACGACATGCCGTACAGTACACTAGGTGATGCGTTTGAGGCCGCCCCAGTTGGACCCGTGAAGGTAAAGGGTTCTTTCGAGATTGGAGGCCAATACCACTACACCATGGAGACGCAGACGTCCGTCTGCATTCCGATCGAGGACGGAATGGATGTGTATTCGGCCACGCAGTGGATCGACTTCACGCAGATTGCCATCTCCAAGATGCTGAAGGTTCCGGAGAACAGCCTGAATTTGTACGTACGTCGGTTGGGTGGAGGATACGGGTCGAAGGGAACCCGTGCTACTTTGGTTGCGTGTGCAGCGGCCCTTGCCGCTCACAAGACCCAACGCCCGGTGCGTCTGGTGATGACGCTCGAGGCCAACATGGAGGCAATCGGCAAGCGTTACGGTGTCTTCTCGAACTATGAAGTGGACGTCGAAAAGAACGGCAAAATAACCAAGCTCTTCAACGAGTATGTCCACGATTTCGGTTCGTGCCTAAACGAGTCGATGGGTCATTGTGCCGAGTTCTTCCGCAATTGCTACGATAACAGTGCCTGGAAGACGGTAGCCAAGGCGGCCGTTACCGACGCGGCCAGCAACACCTGGTGCCGGGCACCTGGAACTACCGAAGGTATCGCCATGGTGGAGACCATTATGGAACATGTGGCCCACGCGACCGGGCTGGATCCGCTCGATGTGCGTATGGTCAACATGCCGGAAGACTTAAAGATGCGCGAGCTGATGCCACAGTTCCGGGCCGATGTGGAGTATGACGCACGCCGCAAGCAGGTCGATGAGTTCAACCGTGCGAATCGCTGGAGAAAGCGCGGTATTGCCATTACGCCAATGCGTTACCCCTTGGGGTACTTCGGGTCGATCCACGCACTGGTTTCGGTCTATCATACGGACGGCAGCGTTGTCATTACGCACGGTGGCATCGAGATGGGCCAAGGTATGAACACGAAGGTGGCCCAGGTGGCTGCGTACATTCTCGGTATCCCAATGGAGAAGATCAGCATTAAGCCATCGGCTAATATGACTTCACCTAACGCCATCTGCACTGGTGGAAGTATGACCAGTGAGACCGTTTCATTT GCGGTCAAGAAAGCGTGTGAGATCCTGCTCGAGCGTATGAAGCCCATCCGGGAAGCGATGAAGGACGCCTCTTGGGAAACGATTGTGGAAAACAGCTACTACAAGAATGTCGACCTCTGCGCGACGTACATGTACAAGGCGGAAGATTTGCAGGCATACATCATCTGGGGACTCACCTGTACCGAGCTGGAGATCGATGTCCTTACCGGCAACGTACAGCTGCTCCGTGTTGACATCCTCGAGGACACTGGTGAAAGTCTTAGCCCCGGTATCGACATCGGCCAGGTCGAGGGTGCGTTCATTATGGGCGTTGGATACTACCTGACCGAAGCGTTGATCTTCGATCCGGAAACGGGTGCCCTACTGACTAACCGCACCTGGACCTACAAACCGCCCGGTGCCAAGGACATTCCGGTGGACTTCCGCATTCGCTTCCTGCAGAAGAGCACCAACGCCGCGGGGGTACTTCGCTCGAAGGCGACCGGCGAACCGGCCATGAATATGACCATCTCGGTTTTGTGTGCACTGCGCAACGCCGTTCTGGCGGCCCGCAAGGATGCCGGTTTGCCGAACGAATGGGTCCCACTGGGAGCTCCCTCGACGCCGGATCAGGTGTATCTGACGGCGGGTAACGCTGTAGAGCAGTATTTGTTGAACTAA
- the LOC131262370 gene encoding xanthine dehydrogenase/oxidase-like isoform X1, translating to MVQLEIFFTINRKEYCVNAKSVPVDTSLNTFIRNHAHLSGTKFMCLEGGCGACVVNLSGVHPVTGDVFSYAVNSCLFPVLACHGMDVTTVEGIGDKQNGYHPTQKILAHFNGTQCGYCSPGMVMNMYSLLEAKKGKVTMEEIENSFGGNICRCTGYRPILDAFKALAADADPKLKAKCQDIEDLTKICPKTGSACAGKCSAAGKINQKKGLHLNFDENREWHKVYNVSDIFAIFESIGDRPYTLVGGNTAHGVYRRNDGIQVFIDINAVQELRANSVGGSLTVGAGTSLTELMELLGTTAKQNNQFGYLDHLIKHIDLIANVPVRNTGTIAGNLSIKNQHNEFPSDLYLILEAADAKLTILGAHGKTSTVRPSEYATLNMNKKVLLNVILPPLDPSVYIYRTFKIMPRAQNAHAYVNGAFLLKLNGSSIVSSNICFGGINPQFTHAAKTEAFLVGKNLLTNDTVQGALNALKDELNPDWVLPDASPEYRKNLALSLFYKFVLNIAPTLKAPVKAEYQSGGTVLERPLSSGTQSFDTNKENWPLNKDIPKIEGMLQTSGEAKYANDLPVFPNELYAAFVLSTEAQAKIVKIDPSEALKIPGVVGFYSAKDIPGENNFMNFKGFMGPHDEEIFCSEKALYHGQPLGLVVADTFNLANRASKLVKVDYEKTNTVRYPTVRAVLRDNVTERLHDMPYSTLGDAFEAAPVGPVKVKGSFEIGGQYHYTMETQTSVCIPIEDGMDVYSATQWIDFTQIAISKMLKVPENSLNLYVRRLGGGYGSKGTRATLVACAAALAAHKTQRPVRLVMTLEANMEAIGKRYGVFSNYEVDVEKNGKITKLFNEYVHDFGSCLNESMGHCAEFFRNCYDNSAWKTVAKAAVTDAASNTWCRAPGTTEGIAMVETIMEHVAHATGLDPLDVRMVNMPEDLKMRELMPQFRADVEYDARRKQVDEFNRANRWRKRGIAITPMRYPLGYFGSIHALVSVYHTDGSVVITHGGIEMGQGMNTKVAQVAAYILGIPMEKISIKPSANMTSPNAICTGGSMTSETVSFAVKKACEILLERMKPIREAMKDASWETIVENSYYKNVDLCATYMYKAEDLQAYIIWGLTCTELEIDVLTGNVQLLRVDILEDTGESLSPGIDIGQVEGAFIMGVGYYLTEALIFDPETGALLTNRTWTYKPPGAKDIPVDFRIRFLQKSTNAAGVLRSKATGEPAMNMTISVLCALRNAVLAARKDAGLPNEWVPLGAPSTPDQVYLTAGNAVEQYLLN from the exons ATGGTTCAGCTGGAGATCTTCTTCACGATCAACCGAAAAGAGTATTGCG TCAACGCAAAGAGTGTTCCCGTGGACACCTCGTTGAATACCTTTATCCGGAACCATGCCCATCTGAGCGGCACCAAGTTCATGTGCCTGGAGGGAGGATGTGGTGCCTGCGTCGTCAATCTCAGCGGCGTCCATCCGGTGACGGGGGATGTGTTCTCGTATGCTGTCAACTCG TGTCTGTTCCCCGTGCTCGCCTGTCACGGTATGGACGTGACGACAGTCGAGGGCATCGGGGACAAGCAGAATGGCTATCATCCCACGCAGAAGATTCTGGCGCACTTCAATGGAACTCAGTGCGGCTACTGTTCACCCGGTATGGTGATGAACATGTACAGTCTGCTGGAGGCCAAGAAGGGCAAGGTGACCATGGAGGAGATTGAGAACTCGTTCGGAGGTAATATCTGCCGCTGCACCGGTTATCGGCCGATTCTGGACGCGTTCAAGGCGTTGGCCGCTGATGCCGATCCGAAGCTGAAGGCGAAGTGCCAAGATATCGAGGATCTTACGAAGATCTGCCCGAAGACGGGATCCGCCTGTGCCGGCAAGTGTTCCGCGGCAGGAAAGATCAACCAGAAGAAGGGTCTCCATCTAAACTTCGATGAGAACAGAGAGTGGCATAAGGTGTACAATGTGAGCGATATCTTTGCCATCTTTGAAAGCATCGGTGATCGGCCGTACACGCTGGTCGGTGGTAATACGGCTCACGGAGTGTATCGCCGTAACGATGGGATTCAGGTGTTTATCGACATCAACGCCGTTCAAGAGCTGAGGGCCAATTCCGTGGGAGGTTCGCTCACCGTTGGTGCGGGCACTTCGCTTACCGAGCTTATGGAACTGCTCGGCACAACGGCCAAGCAAAATAACCAATTTGGCTACCTGGATCATTTGATCAAGCACATTGACCTGATCGCGAACGTGCCCGTGCGTAACACCGGTACCATCGCAGGAAATCTGAGCATCAAGAACCAGCATAACGAGTTTCCTTCCGATTTGTACCTAATCCTCGAGGCAGCTGACGCAAAGTTGACCATCT TGGGGGCGCATGGTAAAACGTCAACAGTTCGTCCATCCGAGTATGCTACGTTGAACATGAACAAAAAGGTGCTGCTGAACGTCATTCTGCCTCCTCTTGACCCATCGGTGTACATCTATCGTACGTTCAAGATCATGCCCCGGGCACAAAATGCCCATGCGTACGTCAATGGTGCATTCCTGCTGAAGCTCAACGGTTCCTCCATCGTATCGAGCAACATCTGCTTCGGAGGAATCAACCCTCAGTTCACCCACGCGGCGAAGACCGAGGCATTCTTGGTTGGTAAAAATCtgctaaccaacgacacagtCCAGGGTGCCTTGAATGCGCTCAAGGATGAGTTAAATCCCGACTGGGTGTTGCCCGATGCGTCACCCGAGTACCGCAAGAATCTGGCACTATCGCTGTTCTACAAGTTTGTGCTTAACATCGCACCTACCTTGAAGGCACCGGTTAAGGCGGAATACCAGTCCGGTGGAACGGTCTTGGAGCGCCCGCTTTCCTCTGGAACGCAGTCGTTCGATACGAACAAGGAGAACTGGCCATTGAATAAGGATATTCCGAAGATTGAAGGTATGCTACAAACTTCCGGCGAGGCAAAGTACGCCAACGATTTGCCCGTTTTCCCCAACGAACTGTACGCCGCCTTTGTGCTGTCCACCGAGGCGCAGGCGAAGATCGTCAAGATTGATCCATCGGAGGCATTG AAAATTCCGGGCGTGGTCGGCTTCTATTCCGCGAAAGACATTCCCggggaaaacaatttcatgaACTTCAAGGGTTTCATGGGCCCGCACGATGAGGAAATCTTCTGCAGTGAGAAGGCATTGTACCACGGTCAACCACTCGGGTTGGTTGTTGCGGATACCTTCAACTTGGCCAACCGTGCCAGCAAGCTGGTGAAGGTAGATTATGAAAAAACCAACACGGTACGCTATCCAACCGTGAGGGCCGTTCTGCGGGATAACGTCACGGAGCGTTTACACGACATGCCGTACAGTACACTAGGTGATGCGTTTGAGGCCGCCCCAGTTGGACCCGTGAAGGTAAAGGGTTCTTTCGAGATTGGAGGCCAATACCACTACACCATGGAGACGCAGACGTCCGTCTGCATTCCGATCGAGGACGGAATGGATGTGTATTCGGCCACGCAGTGGATCGACTTCACGCAGATTGCCATCTCCAAGATGCTGAAGGTTCCGGAGAACAGCCTGAATTTGTACGTACGTCGGTTGGGTGGAGGATACGGGTCGAAGGGAACCCGTGCTACTTTGGTTGCGTGTGCAGCGGCCCTTGCCGCTCACAAGACCCAACGCCCGGTGCGTCTGGTGATGACGCTCGAGGCCAACATGGAGGCAATCGGCAAGCGTTACGGTGTCTTCTCGAACTATGAAGTGGACGTCGAAAAGAACGGCAAAATAACCAAGCTCTTCAACGAGTATGTCCACGATTTCGGTTCGTGCCTAAACGAGTCGATGGGTCATTGTGCCGAGTTCTTCCGCAATTGCTACGATAACAGTGCCTGGAAGACGGTAGCCAAGGCGGCCGTTACCGACGCGGCCAGCAACACCTGGTGCCGGGCACCTGGAACTACCGAAGGTATCGCCATGGTGGAGACCATTATGGAACATGTGGCCCACGCGACCGGGCTGGATCCGCTCGATGTGCGTATGGTCAACATGCCGGAAGACTTAAAGATGCGCGAGCTGATGCCACAGTTCCGGGCCGATGTGGAGTATGACGCACGCCGCAAGCAGGTCGATGAGTTCAACCGTGCGAATCGCTGGAGAAAGCGCGGTATTGCCATTACGCCAATGCGTTACCCCTTGGGGTACTTCGGGTCGATCCACGCACTGGTTTCGGTCTATCATACGGACGGCAGCGTTGTCATTACGCACGGTGGCATCGAGATGGGCCAAGGTATGAACACGAAGGTGGCCCAGGTGGCTGCGTACATTCTCGGTATCCCAATGGAGAAGATCAGCATTAAGCCATCGGCTAATATGACTTCACCTAACGCCATCTGCACTGGTGGAAGTATGACCAGTGAGACCGTTTCATTT GCGGTCAAGAAAGCGTGTGAGATCCTGCTCGAGCGTATGAAGCCCATCCGGGAAGCGATGAAGGACGCCTCTTGGGAAACGATTGTGGAAAACAGCTACTACAAGAATGTCGACCTCTGCGCGACGTACATGTACAAGGCGGAAGATTTGCAGGCATACATCATCTGGGGACTCACCTGTACCGAGCTGGAGATCGATGTCCTTACCGGCAACGTACAGCTGCTCCGTGTTGACATCCTCGAGGACACTGGTGAAAGTCTTAGCCCCGGTATCGACATCGGCCAGGTCGAGGGTGCGTTCATTATGGGCGTTGGATACTACCTGACCGAAGCGTTGATCTTCGATCCGGAAACGGGTGCCCTACTGACTAACCGCACCTGGACCTACAAACCGCCCGGTGCCAAGGACATTCCGGTGGACTTCCGCATTCGCTTCCTGCAGAAGAGCACCAACGCCGCGGGGGTACTTCGCTCGAAGGCGACCGGCGAACCGGCCATGAATATGACCATCTCGGTTTTGTGTGCACTGCGCAACGCCGTTCTGGCGGCCCGCAAGGATGCCGGTTTGCCGAACGAATGGGTCCCACTGGGAGCTCCCTCGACGCCGGATCAGGTGTATCTGACGGCGGGTAACGCTGTAGAGCAGTATTTGTTGAACTAA